TGGTTGCTGAAGAACAGAGATATTGTTTTAAAGAAGCCCATGTGTGCCAGTCCGAGCTCCGTGGCTCAGAGAGCCATCACTGAACTCAGCGATGACTACTTCTCTTCCTGTGTCCTGACAAGGTGCACTGGTGGGACTTACAACACATTGGTGGGACTGATACTATGCTGCATCATCGCTCTGCTTCTGTGGAGCCTGACACTAGCAAAAACGTCCACCTACACTCTGTCAATAGATAAGAGACACACAGGATTCGAGGCCAACTCTTTACGCTCGCTGAAGCCCAAACACAGGAGGAGGCTGAACACTAATCTGTCACTGCACAGTTCCACAGAGGATCTAGAAAGGCCACTTATAAACATGGAGTTACTGCCGCAAGTTCTGGATGTGTTGAACAAGAAGCACAATATAAAGATAAAGGCTACCTGAGGGACCTCTTTAGCTTAAAAAAGCACTACAAGTGACAACAAGAGGTGAGAGCTGTAACAAGACAGCACaatggattttctgttttctttatttctaataaaGTTGATTTACTGTTAAACCTCCAGGGCTCTGTCTCCTAACACTTCCTCCAGGTAACTTTTTCCCTAAAATTTAACCTGATTTTGTTCATTTAGGCATGAAATGCTCTAGATGATAtccatttataaaatattttggCTTCTTATTGTGTTGAAAATGGATGAGACCTAATTGGAAATGTCTAGATAGTATGGATCAGTCTATGCATTACATTTGTCCTACATATGATCTATCAGACCTTTAATTGTGCTCTTATGAAAAGAATGAGCTAATTGAACATTTATGTTGAATTTCACATAGACACTGCATATCATGTCCATTTTCAATAAGCTgttgatattttctgtttgaaaaaaaacacacacacacacacacaaacgatTTACAACAGTTGTGCAACtgttctttatattttcttaagTTAAAGTATTTACAATGTGTGAATTACTACAAATGATCAAACATGGGTCAGTAAAAGCTTTTGATTGGCATTGAACTTTTATCTAAATAAATTCTTAGTTCGCTTTTACTTCATTATAATGAACAGGTTACGGCAGGAAGATAATGAGAACATTTAACAAAGATGAAAATCTCTGATTTGTGCAAATACTGGTCAAGGCGCTCACAACTAGACATaatgcagacagacagtacTATTAGAGGACAATATTGcacatcagttgtttttttacagtacaaGTATTACTCATATATTCATGCATAGATTTTCCAGGATAAATGGTAAGGTAAACAAATGACtaaaaatgcaataataaaAAGTCACCTTGAGAATAAAGGTCAAATGTTATTTGAATATGCTTCTTAAAAACACTGGTAAAATCTTGTAATAAATATAGGATGATTTCAGGATTTGTAATAATCTAAAACATTACTATCATCTACAAAAATACTTAGTAGGGTCAAATAAGGCAGATCTTACACTTTTCCTTAATGAAAGACAGGAAAGTAAAGACtatcacaaaaacaatataaaagagCAGTTGACTGTTACATGATTAATTTTCTCGAACGTTTGTCTCAGTGTTGAAAGTTAAGAAGATGACCCATATTCTGTCAATGCCCTGTCAGGTGATTAAACAATGTCCACAGTGTTAGGCTCCCACAGGTTTATGCATTAAATGTTATTACCCGGTTTAACACCCCACACCTCCTTCACTGGTGCCTCCATCATCACATAAAACCTGTAACCTCAAAAACTCTACTGAGGCACAAACTTCTCCTGCTCAAAGATCAGGTCGACAGCTTCAGCCACATCCTGCACGATGTGGCCCGGCTCCACTAGCGCGGGGTCAAATCTGAAGTCCCGGTGCCC
The genomic region above belongs to Seriola aureovittata isolate HTS-2021-v1 ecotype China chromosome 9, ASM2101889v1, whole genome shotgun sequence and contains:
- the gp9 gene encoding glycoprotein IX (platelet); protein product: MLPGLSLAVFLLLATASAHTFGQPRLCSLLLSTGLKMNCSSLSLMELPLNTIELHVEDSQLTSVSPGLFDRLVGLKKVSLYGNPFHCDCRIQYLRNWLLKNRDIVLKKPMCASPSSVAQRAITELSDDYFSSCVLTRCTGGTYNTLVGLILCCIIALLLWSLTLAKTSTYTLSIDKRHTGFEANSLRSLKPKHRRRLNTNLSLHSSTEDLERPLINMELLPQVLDVLNKKHNIKIKAT